In a single window of the Ruminococcus albus 7 = DSM 20455 genome:
- a CDS encoding ParB/RepB/Spo0J family partition protein has protein sequence MNKLTDFITKAFVEIREETVEEIPDTGKLLEIGTGDIRPNPSQPRRHFSPEELTSLAKSITANGIIQPLTVRQTENDFELISGERRLRAAKLAGLKTVPCILIEADKKRSAVLALLENIQRSDLNCFEEAAAINKLIESGEITREKISIKLGMARSTIANKLRLLKLTDEEQQLMIEKGLTERHARALLRVADEDRRKEILAKTINGSWTVDTLEKYIDRLERQELKKTSYEKRAVMLKDVRLFFNSVNKALEVMKLAGVEATAKRIDREDHIEYTIVIKNTADEKSV, from the coding sequence ATGAACAAACTAACTGACTTTATAACAAAAGCATTCGTTGAGATACGTGAGGAAACCGTTGAGGAAATACCTGATACCGGAAAACTTCTGGAGATAGGTACGGGAGATATACGTCCGAACCCTTCTCAGCCCCGCAGACATTTTTCACCTGAAGAACTGACATCACTTGCAAAAAGCATAACAGCAAACGGTATAATCCAGCCCCTGACGGTCAGGCAGACCGAAAATGATTTTGAACTGATATCGGGTGAACGCAGATTAAGGGCTGCAAAACTAGCAGGACTGAAAACAGTGCCATGCATACTGATAGAAGCAGACAAAAAAAGATCGGCTGTACTTGCCTTGCTGGAAAATATCCAGCGAAGTGATCTTAACTGTTTTGAGGAAGCAGCAGCCATAAACAAACTTATCGAAAGCGGTGAGATAACACGGGAGAAGATTTCCATAAAACTCGGTATGGCACGTTCCACCATAGCGAACAAGCTTCGTCTGCTGAAGCTGACCGATGAGGAACAACAGCTTATGATCGAAAAAGGACTGACCGAACGCCATGCACGCGCTTTGCTTAGGGTGGCTGATGAAGACCGACGAAAGGAAATACTCGCAAAAACAATAAACGGCAGCTGGACAGTTGATACCCTTGAAAAATATATTGACCGTCTTGAACGTCAGGAGTTGAAAAAGACAAGCTATGAAAAACGCGCTGTAATGTTAAAAGATGTGAGGCTGTTTTTCAACTCAGTGAACAAGGCACTTGAAGTGATGAAGCTGGCAGGAGTCGAGGCAACAGCAAAACGTATCGACAGGGAAGATCACATAGAATACACTATAGTGATAAAAAATACTGCAGATGAAAAATCCGTCTGA
- a CDS encoding ParA family protein: protein MGKIIAVSNQKGGVGKSTTVCNLAAVFGARGEKVLIIDFDPQGNTTTSYGIQKRSIRNTIYDVLMGDCSLFEAVCATAFRGVSVVPTTQELAGASVQLMSMENRASQLKEKLSEARNFYDHIFIDCPPTLDMLTINALVAADSVLIPLQCEFLSLEGLVELHSTIDRVKQAWNKSLVIEGILFTMCVDRYKITGQIVSEVKKHFPKEVFTTSIPRNVALSEAPSFGQPAIYYDKKAKGSKAYEELAKEMLKRDKKRKAK, encoded by the coding sequence ATGGGTAAGATAATTGCCGTTTCTAACCAGAAGGGCGGCGTTGGAAAATCCACTACTGTCTGCAACCTTGCCGCTGTATTCGGCGCAAGGGGCGAGAAGGTCCTTATTATAGATTTTGACCCTCAGGGTAACACTACCACAAGCTACGGTATCCAGAAAAGGAGCATACGCAATACCATTTATGATGTACTCATGGGTGATTGTTCACTTTTTGAAGCTGTGTGTGCTACTGCTTTCAGGGGCGTATCTGTTGTACCTACAACTCAGGAACTTGCAGGCGCATCCGTACAGCTTATGTCAATGGAAAACAGAGCATCACAGCTGAAAGAAAAGCTGTCCGAAGCTCGTAATTTCTATGATCATATTTTTATAGATTGTCCGCCTACACTTGATATGCTGACAATAAATGCACTTGTAGCTGCTGACTCGGTACTCATACCACTTCAGTGCGAATTTCTCTCACTTGAAGGACTTGTCGAACTGCACAGCACGATCGACAGAGTAAAACAGGCATGGAATAAGTCACTCGTCATAGAGGGTATACTGTTTACCATGTGTGTTGACAGGTATAAGATCACAGGACAGATAGTCAGTGAAGTCAAAAAGCATTTTCCAAAGGAAGTATTTACAACTTCTATCCCGAGAAATGTTGCTTTATCCGAAGCACCCAGCTTTGGTCAGCCTGCTATATACTATGATAAAAAGGCAAAGGGATCAAAGGCTTACGAAGAACTGGCTAAGGAAATGCTGAAACGTGACAAAAAGCGTAAAGCAAAGTGA
- a CDS encoding ParB/RepB/Spo0J family partition protein has product MGKKNRMGSGLDMLFAENTQPETVSSEQESNDSVAMVKITLLEPNKDQPRSLFDDDKLSELADSIKENGVLQPILARPLDNGGYQIVAGERRWRASRLAGLTEVPVYIKELDDKQTMQMALIENIQRQDLSPVEEAKAYKNLMDTYNMTQQQVAESVGKSRSAVANSLRLLELTATVRDMVDNGELSVGHAKVLSGVDDDKQCILAERIISEGLSVRQLEDEIKKLALSETKRSDDEKASIRKNSIKKDRPFLYEFMMSVNAVSDYNVKAKEERGGGVKVELKIPKEVDAETLLSKLAVLLTDE; this is encoded by the coding sequence ATGGGAAAGAAAAACAGAATGGGTTCCGGACTTGATATGCTGTTTGCTGAAAATACTCAGCCCGAAACAGTATCAAGCGAACAGGAGAGTAATGATAGTGTGGCTATGGTGAAGATCACACTGCTTGAACCGAATAAGGATCAGCCAAGAAGCCTGTTTGATGATGATAAGCTTTCTGAACTGGCTGACAGCATAAAGGAAAACGGCGTACTTCAGCCAATACTTGCAAGACCTCTGGATAACGGCGGCTATCAGATAGTTGCAGGTGAACGCAGATGGAGGGCATCAAGGCTGGCAGGTCTTACTGAGGTGCCCGTATATATAAAGGAACTTGATGATAAGCAGACCATGCAGATGGCACTTATCGAGAATATACAAAGACAGGATCTTTCACCTGTGGAAGAGGCAAAGGCTTATAAAAACCTTATGGATACCTATAATATGACTCAGCAGCAGGTGGCTGAGTCGGTAGGCAAGTCGCGTTCGGCTGTTGCCAATTCTCTGAGACTGCTGGAACTTACAGCAACTGTAAGAGATATGGTGGATAATGGTGAGTTGTCAGTGGGTCATGCCAAGGTACTTTCCGGTGTTGACGACGATAAACAGTGTATATTAGCAGAACGTATCATCAGTGAAGGATTGTCCGTAAGGCAGCTTGAGGACGAGATAAAGAAGCTGGCACTGTCTGAAACCAAGAGATCAGATGATGAAAAGGCAAGTATACGCAAAAACTCGATCAAAAAGGACAGACCTTTTCTGTATGAGTTCATGATGTCCGTAAACGCGGTATCGGATTACAACGTTAAGGCTAAAGAGGAACGCGGAGGCGGAGTAAAAGTGGAACTAAAGATACCAAAGGAAGTTGATGCGGAAACACTGTTGTCAAAACTTGCAGTTCTTTTGACAGATGAATAA
- the secA gene encoding preprotein translocase subunit SecA, translated as MGLLDKLFGNYSKKELAKIEPIKNKVLELEEKYAAMSDTELGEQTALLKSKVDDASGLDDVLPDALAVCREAAWRVLGKKPYPVQIIGAIVLHQGRIAEMKTGEGKTLVACLAAYSNSLTGKGVHVVTVNDYLAKFQSEEMGKVFNFLNTSIGCVLSGMDKSAKRVAYNCDITYGTNSELGFDYLRDNMVIYKKDKVQREHAFAIVDEVDSILIDEARTPLIISGQGDKSTELYGLADKFAKTLKPVTVIEMDDKIDNDTLDGDYIIDEKAKTATITKSGVKKAEKAFHVDNLMDAENMTLAHHINQALKANGVMKEGVDYIVRDGEVLIVDEFTGRVMDGRRFNDGLHQAIEAKEGVEVKRESKTIATITYQNYFRLYNKLSGMTGTALTEEDEFREIYKLDVIEIPTNRPVIRKDHPDVVYKTEAGKFDAVIDKIVECHEKGQPVLVGTVSIEKSEYLSKLLKKKGVQHNVLNAKYHDREAMIVAQAGKFGAVTIATNMAGRGTDITLGGNAEYLSLAALQKEGYTEEQAVEAASYSNTDDEEILTARKKYRELYKKFDEEVKEKAEKVREAGGLYIIGTERHESRRIDNQLRGRSGRQGDPGESTFFLSLEDDLMRIFGGDRITGMMDTLNVDEHTPIQSRMLSSVIESSQKKIEGRNFNIRKNVLNYDDVMNTQREIIYSQRQMVLDGEDLHEYIVHMIKDFVDDSVNMYVQGDIADDWNLVGLKERLNGLFTTEDDFNYTAEEMDELTREDIVNTLQERAEKLYDDRERELGEELLHEIERVCLLKVVDTKWMDHIDDMEELKKGIGLRSYGQKNPVVEYRMEGMDMFDAMIESIREDTVRMLFTIKVRQQIAPQRQEVLKPMENHHNMTLRKREKN; from the coding sequence ATGGGATTACTTGACAAACTGTTCGGCAATTACTCCAAAAAGGAGCTTGCCAAGATCGAACCTATCAAAAATAAGGTGCTGGAACTCGAGGAGAAGTATGCGGCTATGTCCGATACCGAACTGGGTGAACAGACCGCACTGCTGAAGAGCAAGGTGGATGATGCCTCGGGTCTTGATGATGTTCTGCCCGATGCACTGGCTGTATGCCGTGAGGCTGCGTGGAGAGTACTGGGCAAAAAGCCTTATCCCGTTCAGATAATCGGTGCTATCGTTCTTCATCAGGGACGTATCGCTGAGATGAAGACCGGTGAAGGTAAAACTCTGGTCGCTTGTCTTGCAGCGTATTCAAACTCACTTACAGGCAAGGGCGTACACGTTGTTACTGTTAATGACTATCTGGCCAAATTCCAGTCAGAGGAAATGGGAAAGGTATTCAACTTCCTCAATACCTCTATAGGCTGTGTACTTTCAGGCATGGATAAGTCTGCTAAGAGAGTGGCTTACAACTGTGATATCACATACGGTACGAACTCAGAACTGGGCTTCGATTATCTGCGTGACAACATGGTAATATACAAGAAGGACAAGGTGCAGAGAGAGCACGCTTTCGCTATTGTGGACGAGGTGGACTCCATACTGATAGACGAAGCGAGAACTCCTCTTATAATCTCGGGTCAGGGCGATAAGTCCACCGAGCTTTACGGTCTGGCTGATAAGTTCGCCAAGACACTGAAGCCTGTTACCGTTATCGAAATGGATGACAAGATAGATAACGATACTCTCGACGGTGACTATATCATCGACGAAAAGGCAAAGACAGCAACTATCACCAAGAGCGGTGTCAAGAAGGCTGAAAAGGCTTTCCATGTTGACAACCTTATGGATGCTGAAAATATGACCCTCGCGCATCACATCAATCAGGCGCTGAAAGCTAACGGCGTTATGAAAGAGGGCGTTGACTATATCGTTCGTGACGGTGAGGTACTCATCGTTGACGAATTTACAGGACGTGTTATGGACGGCAGACGTTTCAATGACGGTCTGCATCAGGCTATCGAGGCTAAGGAAGGCGTTGAGGTCAAGAGAGAATCCAAGACCATCGCTACCATAACATATCAGAACTATTTCAGACTTTACAACAAGCTGTCGGGTATGACAGGTACTGCGCTGACTGAGGAAGATGAGTTCAGGGAGATATACAAGCTGGACGTTATCGAGATACCCACCAACAGACCTGTTATAAGAAAAGACCATCCCGATGTGGTATACAAGACCGAGGCAGGTAAGTTCGATGCTGTTATCGATAAGATAGTTGAATGCCACGAGAAAGGTCAGCCTGTACTGGTAGGTACTGTATCTATCGAGAAGTCTGAGTACCTTTCAAAGCTGCTGAAGAAGAAGGGCGTTCAGCATAACGTGCTCAACGCTAAATACCATGACAGAGAAGCTATGATAGTTGCACAGGCAGGTAAGTTCGGTGCTGTTACTATCGCTACCAACATGGCAGGACGTGGTACGGATATCACACTGGGCGGTAACGCTGAGTATCTGTCACTGGCAGCACTCCAGAAAGAGGGCTATACCGAGGAGCAGGCTGTTGAGGCAGCAAGCTATTCAAATACTGATGATGAGGAGATCCTCACTGCAAGAAAGAAGTACAGAGAGCTTTACAAGAAGTTCGATGAAGAAGTAAAGGAAAAGGCTGAAAAGGTAAGAGAAGCCGGCGGTCTGTACATCATCGGTACTGAAAGACATGAGTCAAGACGTATCGACAACCAGCTGAGAGGACGTTCGGGACGTCAGGGTGACCCCGGCGAGAGCACATTCTTCCTCTCACTTGAAGATGACCTGATGAGAATATTCGGCGGTGACCGTATCACAGGTATGATGGATACACTGAATGTTGACGAGCATACTCCCATACAGTCAAGAATGCTTTCCAGCGTTATCGAATCTTCACAGAAGAAGATCGAGGGCAGAAACTTCAATATAAGAAAGAACGTCCTCAACTACGATGACGTTATGAATACTCAGCGTGAGATAATCTACAGTCAGCGTCAGATGGTGCTCGACGGTGAGGATCTGCATGAGTATATCGTACACATGATAAAGGATTTCGTTGATGATTCTGTAAATATGTACGTTCAGGGCGATATCGCTGATGACTGGAACCTTGTTGGTCTGAAAGAAAGACTCAATGGTCTGTTCACCACAGAGGATGATTTCAACTATACCGCTGAGGAAATGGACGAACTGACACGCGAGGATATCGTAAATACTCTCCAGGAAAGAGCTGAGAAGCTTTATGATGACAGAGAGCGTGAACTGGGCGAAGAGCTTCTGCATGAGATCGAGAGAGTTTGTCTGCTGAAGGTAGTTGATACCAAGTGGATGGATCATATCGACGATATGGAAGAGCTGAAGAAGGGTATCGGTCTGAGAAGCTACGGTCAGAAGAACCCTGTTGTTGAGTACCGTATGGAAGGTATGGATATGTTCGATGCAATGATCGAATCTATCCGTGAGGATACTGTAAGGATGCTGTTCACCATAAAGGTAAGACAGCAGATAGCTCCTCAGAGACAGGAAGTTCTCAAGCCAATGGAGAATCATCATAATATGACCCTCCGCAAGCGCGAGAAGAATTAA
- a CDS encoding shikimate dehydrogenase family protein: MERKYALLGESLKHTMSPPIHRRLFELKNREFTYEIIELPPEALEGHAEYLKALAGFNITIPHKIGIIPYCDKLADSAKRYNSVNCVDNKDGVHTGYNTDCDGFLATIRAMGADLGGKVLLIGCGGVGRMMAIEAALAGADLVIAVLESDIPLAEQAKKEIIAMKSDAKVTIVKNTEIDTSVSYDLLMNACPVGMYPRVEGCPVSDEVIEASKAVFDVIYNPRETVLIRKARALGKKAAGGMAMLVWQAVKAHEIWDSDTYTDSEVQAIIEEMELQVEKDFPIGK, translated from the coding sequence ATGGAAAGAAAATACGCACTGCTTGGCGAAAGTCTGAAGCACACCATGTCACCGCCGATACACCGGAGGTTATTTGAACTGAAAAACAGGGAATTCACTTATGAGATAATCGAGCTGCCTCCCGAGGCACTGGAGGGTCATGCGGAGTATCTTAAAGCTCTCGCCGGATTCAATATAACCATACCCCATAAAATCGGTATTATACCTTATTGCGACAAGCTGGCTGATTCAGCTAAGAGATACAATTCAGTAAACTGCGTAGACAACAAGGATGGCGTGCACACAGGCTATAATACGGACTGCGACGGTTTTCTTGCGACAATAAGGGCTATGGGTGCTGACCTTGGAGGAAAGGTACTGCTTATCGGCTGCGGCGGTGTAGGCAGAATGATGGCGATAGAAGCGGCGCTGGCAGGTGCTGACCTTGTGATTGCTGTACTGGAAAGTGATATACCTCTGGCAGAACAGGCTAAAAAGGAAATAATTGCCATGAAGTCTGATGCTAAGGTGACTATAGTAAAGAATACTGAGATAGATACATCCGTAAGCTATGACCTGCTTATGAATGCCTGCCCTGTGGGAATGTATCCCAGGGTCGAGGGCTGCCCTGTGAGTGATGAGGTTATAGAGGCTAGCAAGGCTGTATTCGATGTTATATACAATCCCCGTGAAACTGTACTTATCAGAAAGGCGAGAGCTCTTGGCAAAAAAGCCGCAGGCGGAATGGCTATGCTGGTATGGCAGGCTGTTAAAGCCCACGAGATATGGGACAGCGATACCTATACTGACAGTGAGGTCCAGGCTATCATCGAGGAGATGGAGCTGCAGGTAGAAAAGGATTTTCCCATAGGCAAGTAA
- a CDS encoding cellobiose 2-epimerase, with product MMISEIRQELTDHIIPFWNKLRDDENGGFYGYLSYGLELDKKADKGVILHSRILWFYSNAYMTLGGDELLDNAKHAYEFIKNNCIDYEYGGVYWMMDFEGKPADTMKHTYNIAFAIYALSSYYRASGDKEALALAYRLFEDIEKNTLDEYGYREAFDRQWRLVDNEALSENGLKADKTMNAILHLIEAYTELYKADGNEKVADRLKFQLGQMRDIVYTPDTNALKVFFDTAFNLVGDIHSYGHDIEATWLMDRACDVLGDEDLKKQFAEMDLKISHNIQDIALEDGALNNERDKNEIDKTRVWWVQAEAVVGFINAYQHSGDEKFLESAKSVWENIKEYIIDKREGGEWYSEVTFDHTPHDYKETVGPWKCPYHNGRMCMEVITRGVDI from the coding sequence ATGATGATAAGTGAGATAAGACAGGAACTGACAGATCACATTATACCATTCTGGAACAAGCTGCGCGATGATGAGAACGGGGGATTCTACGGATACCTCAGCTACGGGCTGGAACTTGACAAGAAGGCAGATAAGGGTGTTATACTGCATTCGAGGATACTGTGGTTCTATTCAAACGCTTATATGACACTGGGCGGTGATGAGCTTCTTGACAATGCAAAGCACGCTTATGAGTTCATAAAGAACAACTGCATCGACTATGAATACGGTGGAGTATACTGGATGATGGACTTTGAGGGCAAGCCTGCGGATACCATGAAGCATACTTACAATATCGCTTTTGCTATATATGCGCTGTCAAGCTATTACAGAGCGAGCGGTGACAAGGAAGCTCTCGCGCTGGCATACAGGCTTTTTGAGGACATAGAAAAGAATACTCTTGATGAGTACGGCTACCGCGAAGCTTTTGACAGGCAGTGGAGGCTTGTGGATAATGAGGCGCTCAGCGAGAACGGTCTGAAGGCTGACAAGACCATGAATGCTATACTTCACCTTATTGAAGCGTATACCGAGCTGTACAAGGCAGACGGTAACGAGAAGGTAGCTGACAGGCTGAAGTTCCAGCTGGGACAGATGAGGGATATAGTATATACCCCCGATACAAATGCGCTGAAGGTATTCTTTGATACAGCTTTCAATCTGGTCGGAGATATACATTCCTACGGGCATGACATTGAAGCCACATGGCTTATGGACAGAGCCTGCGATGTACTGGGCGATGAGGATCTGAAAAAGCAGTTCGCTGAAATGGACCTGAAGATATCCCATAATATACAGGATATAGCTCTTGAGGACGGTGCGCTGAACAATGAGCGCGACAAGAACGAGATAGACAAGACCCGCGTATGGTGGGTACAGGCTGAGGCTGTTGTGGGATTCATAAATGCTTATCAGCACAGCGGCGATGAAAAGTTCCTTGAATCTGCAAAGAGCGTATGGGAGAATATCAAGGAGTACATCATAGACAAGCGTGAGGGCGGTGAATGGTATTCCGAGGTCACCTTTGACCATACTCCTCACGACTATAAGGAAACGGTCGGTCCCTGGAAGTGTCCTTATCATAACGGCAGAATGTGTATGGAAGTCATCACACGCGGAGTAGATATCTGA
- a CDS encoding PHP domain-containing protein, which produces MYKYETHLHTAETSACASATGAEQARRYKAEGYNGIFVTDHFFNSNTTVPRDISWDEKVMLYCKGYENAKAEGDRIGLKVFFGIEYTYQGADILVYGLDKRWLLAHPDCDRDFYQFCYDARAEGALLIHAHPFREADYLREIKLLPKWVDGVEVYNSGNSKEVYNERAEWYAKQYGFRMTAGTDNHHLDKPSERLAGIISEVRFECAEDYAGAFFSGRVIPLYPKERL; this is translated from the coding sequence ATGTACAAGTACGAAACACATCTGCACACTGCGGAAACTTCCGCCTGCGCATCGGCAACGGGCGCAGAACAGGCAAGACGTTATAAAGCAGAGGGATACAACGGTATATTTGTTACCGACCACTTTTTCAATTCTAATACCACTGTTCCGAGAGATATCTCATGGGATGAGAAAGTAATGCTTTACTGCAAGGGGTATGAAAATGCCAAGGCAGAGGGCGACAGGATAGGATTGAAAGTATTCTTCGGTATAGAGTACACTTATCAGGGGGCGGATATACTGGTATACGGTCTTGATAAGAGGTGGCTGCTGGCACATCCTGACTGTGACAGGGATTTTTATCAGTTCTGTTATGATGCAAGGGCAGAGGGCGCACTGCTGATACACGCGCATCCTTTCCGTGAGGCAGACTATCTTCGTGAGATAAAGCTTCTGCCAAAGTGGGTGGACGGTGTTGAGGTATACAACAGCGGCAACTCGAAGGAAGTATACAACGAGCGTGCTGAGTGGTATGCAAAGCAGTACGGTTTTCGTATGACGGCAGGAACGGACAATCACCATCTTGATAAGCCAAGTGAAAGACTTGCCGGCATTATCAGTGAGGTGAGGTTTGAATGTGCTGAGGATTATGCGGGTGCATTTTTTTCAGGCAGGGTAATACCGCTGTATCCGAAGGAACGGCTTTGA
- a CDS encoding glycoside hydrolase family 5 protein, with protein MNSKKIGAMIAAAVLSLSVMTACGNKEDSSKADKKSSTAVENSAADESETENVPVSQTHTNDTMTVTSAKDLVAKMTNGWNLGNTMDATGEGLGSEVSWLPLKVTTNKYMIDMLPEAGFNVLRIPVSWGNHIIDDKYTIDPAWMDRVQEIVNYGIDNGLYVILNTHHEEWYMPKPSEKDGDIEEIKAVWAQIADRFKGYDEHLIFEGLNEPRLRGEGAEWTGTSEAREIINEYEKAFVETVRASGGNNGDRCLMITGYAASSAYNNLSAIELPEDSDKLIISVHAYLPYSFALDTKGTDKYDPEDTAIPELFEHLNELFISKGIPVIVGEFGTMNKENTEDRVKCLEDYLAAAAKYDIPCVWWDNYARIGNGENFGLMNRADLEWYFPDLIETFKTYAEKDPASAE; from the coding sequence ATGAACAGCAAAAAAATAGGTGCTATGATAGCAGCAGCTGTGCTGAGTTTAAGTGTTATGACAGCCTGCGGCAACAAGGAAGATAGTTCAAAGGCAGACAAGAAATCTTCGACAGCAGTTGAGAACAGTGCTGCTGATGAGAGCGAGACAGAGAATGTACCTGTTTCTCAGACACATACAAACGATACGATGACAGTGACTTCGGCAAAGGACCTGGTAGCAAAGATGACCAACGGCTGGAATCTCGGAAATACTATGGATGCTACAGGTGAGGGTCTCGGATCGGAGGTTAGCTGGCTTCCTTTAAAGGTTACCACAAACAAGTACATGATAGATATGCTGCCCGAAGCAGGATTCAATGTGCTTCGTATCCCCGTAAGCTGGGGCAACCATATTATCGACGATAAGTACACCATTGATCCTGCGTGGATGGACAGAGTTCAGGAGATAGTAAACTACGGCATAGATAATGGACTTTATGTTATACTGAACACACATCACGAGGAATGGTATATGCCCAAGCCCAGCGAGAAGGACGGCGATATTGAGGAGATCAAAGCTGTATGGGCACAGATAGCCGACCGTTTCAAGGGGTATGACGAGCATCTGATATTTGAAGGACTCAACGAACCCAGACTTCGCGGAGAGGGCGCTGAATGGACAGGTACATCCGAAGCGAGAGAGATAATAAACGAGTACGAAAAAGCATTCGTTGAAACAGTAAGAGCATCCGGCGGAAACAATGGTGACAGATGCCTGATGATAACAGGCTATGCTGCATCGAGCGCATACAACAATCTTTCTGCTATTGAACTTCCCGAGGACAGTGACAAGCTGATAATCTCGGTACACGCATACCTGCCTTACTCATTTGCACTGGATACAAAGGGTACGGATAAGTATGACCCTGAGGATACAGCTATACCTGAGCTGTTTGAGCATCTCAACGAGCTTTTCATAAGCAAGGGCATACCTGTTATAGTAGGCGAATTCGGTACGATGAACAAGGAAAATACCGAGGACAGAGTAAAATGTCTGGAGGATTACCTTGCAGCTGCGGCAAAGTACGATATACCCTGTGTATGGTGGGATAACTATGCACGCATCGGTAACGGAGAGAATTTCGGTCTGATGAACCGTGCTGATCTGGAATGGTATTTCCCTGATCTGATAGAGACTTTCAAGACTTATGCCGAGAAGGATCCGGCATCGGCTG